The Halomicronema hongdechloris C2206 genome includes a window with the following:
- a CDS encoding ISKra4 family transposase (programmed frameshift), protein MSPEDQAALAQHSREIAKILHRNSPPEAVDTLEGIETTVRQQMLEHVSPEVGNFFVEACTQTQRGRPRQLKSVLGTLPIREQQAQRLGLEPHGRLSPLFEKCALRVAACQSYGKGETDVSVLTGMSLSHSTLQRLVQRQRETPPEAKQTVTEISVDGGKVRLRHPEKGEPSYWKEYKSARVENLYYGAAFQANDWLQDWLNSQPLANPIICLGDGHRGVWAVFRPIATVETRLEILDWYHLVENLYGVGGSLKRLKQAKALLWEGRVDETQALFTDCALEQARRFCDYLERHRHRIVNYGYFQAEQICSIGSGAVESAIKQIDHRMKLPGAQWVPDNVQQALQVRCAYLNRAYDC, encoded by the exons TTGTCCCCCGAAGACCAAGCCGCCTTAGCCCAGCATAGCCGCGAGATTGCCAAGATTCTGCATCGCAATAGCCCTCCTGAAGCCGTTGACACACTTGAAGGCATTGAAACGACGGTGCGGCAGCAGATGCTGGAGCACGTCAGTCCCGAAGTGGGAA ATTTTTTTGTCGAAGCGTGCACCCAAACCCAACGGGGACGCCCCCGGCAGCTAAAAAGTGTTCTGGGGACCCTCCCGATTCGGGAACAGCAAGCCCAGCGGTTGGGCCTCGAACCCCACGGTCGTCTCAGCCCGCTCTTTGAGAAATGTGCGTTGCGGGTTGCGGCCTGCCAAAGCTATGGGAAAGGCGAAACCGACGTGTCCGTTTTAACGGGGATGTCGTTGAGTCATTCAACGCTGCAACGCCTCGTGCAACGCCAACGTGAGACCCCACCGGAGGCGAAGCAGACGGTCACCGAGATCAGTGTCGATGGCGGTAAAGTGCGCCTGCGGCATCCGGAAAAAGGCGAACCCAGTTACTGGAAAGAATACAAGAGTGCTCGGGTCGAGAATCTGTACTATGGGGCGGCGTTTCAGGCAAATGACTGGCTGCAAGACTGGCTAAATAGCCAACCGTTAGCGAACCCCATCATCTGCCTTGGCGATGGGCATCGGGGCGTCTGGGCGGTGTTTCGTCCCATCGCCACCGTGGAAACCCGTTTAGAAATTCTCGATTGGTACCACTTGGTCGAAAACCTCTATGGAGTTGGGGGCTCATTAAAACGGCTGAAACAAGCCAAAGCTCTGTTATGGGAAGGGCGGGTTGATGAAACCCAGGCGTTATTTACCGACTGCGCTCTGGAGCAAGCCCGGCGATTCTGTGATTACTTGGAGCGACATCGTCACCGAATTGTGAATTACGGCTATTTTCAAGCTGAACAAATCTGTTCGATTGGCTCAGGTGCAGTTGAGTCAGCCATCAAGCAGATTGACCATCGCATGAAACTCCCAGGCGCTCAATGGGTGCCCGACAATGTTCAGCAAGCCTTGCAGGTGCGATGTGCCTATCTGAATAGAGCCTACGATTGTTGA
- a CDS encoding glycosyltransferase family A protein, with protein MKNLLPVETLLAELGAFGKLPKNNVFHREWTQENQEQDFKTALNSPLFALHKTSDVNDIESIQIDDARRVLRLKRQIASWIVEYAELIGGVEWARLSHQSEIQEKAELIATQSLETKAEILRLQRRIVKRFIDGRRNYFEREQSASFDEIEAMAKEKREIFIIIKFMDEAPHIRATLKSLVNQKSIDMERVVIVAVDNNSTDGSDKIVKLVIAENTSRARIIYTNQPISGGGSAARFGVDRIISTIYEMCLHDNDWERLERAIIAVSDGDTVYHPQLLADNVAILNTDSTVDGVMPFLTYKYTAALRLFAKYTSRFSEDLRPHANCAKAVAVPVDLSTIEAYIQIPRHQRRVIDDETIELIIIDREGVETIRIVKLNNRDALGRKFAALIDNEGHLAYVLSNRTIVLDEAPVSGTDAALVYLENDSVKEDEKWRWHAVIGHDLFLSWAFEEMGLPEESIFPDTSDALKMFRVWSFAVGGQHQLKKPDLNIVTGTDYQSGRVLQAVGNVIRLGPAHAYSETEIDRLIKMIRNFAKGQSVFYGETRSSNVERASGLYLHMTRIQNAVENEVRNFSEDFFREVVFPERIIFPLRWILQNAVRFYAHKEPCARDIVEQRVLNTIFSPETVVQIKQKWITETTIATIRSVEYINKQKQAEKTAEGIIKEHYREIMSFYKKTLQSFFDAYQIEPQHYSWLLEGVEQSRNALVEDLPRVHPSAVWQGKEFVIDNARGQVLKFYSSS; from the coding sequence ATGAAAAATTTATTGCCCGTTGAAACATTACTTGCTGAACTTGGCGCTTTTGGCAAACTGCCCAAAAATAATGTTTTTCATAGAGAATGGACTCAAGAAAACCAGGAGCAAGACTTCAAGACTGCATTGAACAGTCCACTTTTCGCTCTTCACAAAACTTCTGATGTTAACGACATCGAATCTATCCAAATTGACGACGCACGGCGAGTTTTACGTTTGAAACGGCAGATAGCGTCTTGGATCGTAGAGTACGCTGAACTAATCGGTGGAGTCGAGTGGGCTCGCTTATCGCATCAGAGCGAAATCCAAGAAAAGGCTGAACTAATCGCGACCCAATCGCTCGAAACGAAAGCTGAGATTCTGAGACTGCAAAGAAGAATTGTCAAACGATTTATTGATGGTAGAAGAAACTACTTTGAGCGAGAACAGTCAGCATCCTTCGATGAAATCGAAGCAATGGCTAAGGAAAAACGCGAAATTTTCATTATCATAAAATTTATGGACGAAGCACCTCATATAAGGGCTACTTTGAAATCCTTAGTGAATCAAAAGTCCATAGACATGGAACGTGTCGTAATCGTCGCTGTCGATAATAATTCGACAGATGGCTCAGATAAAATTGTCAAGCTTGTTATTGCCGAAAACACAAGCAGAGCACGCATAATATATACGAATCAACCGATATCTGGAGGTGGGAGTGCTGCTCGATTTGGTGTAGATCGCATCATTTCAACTATCTATGAAATGTGCCTCCACGATAATGATTGGGAACGGTTGGAGCGAGCTATAATCGCTGTGTCTGACGGTGATACGGTGTATCATCCTCAGCTACTGGCAGATAACGTTGCTATCTTAAATACAGATTCGACTGTGGATGGCGTTATGCCGTTCTTGACCTACAAGTATACGGCTGCTTTACGACTCTTTGCTAAATACACATCCAGGTTTTCTGAAGACTTGCGACCTCACGCCAATTGCGCCAAAGCTGTGGCTGTCCCTGTTGATCTTTCTACAATAGAAGCTTACATCCAGATACCGCGACACCAGAGGAGAGTGATAGATGATGAAACAATAGAATTGATAATTATTGACCGAGAAGGAGTTGAAACAATTCGAATCGTTAAACTGAATAATCGCGACGCTCTGGGACGCAAATTTGCCGCTCTCATAGACAATGAAGGACACCTCGCTTACGTCTTGTCGAACCGCACAATCGTTCTTGACGAAGCTCCAGTATCAGGGACAGATGCCGCACTTGTTTATTTGGAAAACGATAGCGTGAAGGAAGATGAAAAGTGGCGCTGGCACGCGGTAATCGGTCACGATTTATTTCTAAGTTGGGCATTTGAAGAAATGGGGCTACCAGAAGAGAGCATTTTCCCAGATACTAGCGATGCATTAAAGATGTTTCGCGTTTGGAGTTTTGCAGTCGGCGGTCAACACCAACTAAAGAAACCTGATTTGAATATCGTTACTGGTACGGACTATCAATCGGGTCGAGTCTTGCAGGCAGTTGGTAATGTAATTCGCCTTGGACCAGCTCATGCATACTCCGAGACCGAGATTGATCGATTGATTAAGATGATCCGTAATTTTGCAAAGGGGCAAAGTGTTTTCTACGGCGAAACCAGAAGCTCGAATGTTGAAAGAGCAAGTGGGCTCTATTTGCACATGACCCGCATTCAAAATGCGGTCGAAAATGAAGTACGCAACTTCTCTGAAGACTTCTTCAGAGAGGTTGTTTTCCCAGAAAGGATTATTTTTCCCCTGCGATGGATACTACAGAATGCTGTACGTTTCTATGCACACAAGGAACCATGCGCAAGAGATATTGTAGAACAACGAGTGCTAAATACTATATTTTCTCCAGAAACCGTTGTACAAATTAAACAGAAATGGATTACAGAGACAACCATTGCAACGATTAGAAGTGTGGAGTACATAAACAAACAGAAGCAAGCTGAGAAAACTGCAGAGGGTATTATAAAAGAGCATTATCGAGAAATAATGTCCTTTTATAAAAAGACGCTACAATCTTTTTTCGATGCCTATCAGATAGAGCCTCAGCATTATTCTTGGTTGCTCGAAGGCGTAGAGCAGTCGAGAAATGCCCTAGTTGAAGATCTCCCCCGTGTCCATCCTTCGGCAGTCTGGCAAGGCAAGGAATTTGTTATCGATAACGCTAGAGGGCAGGTCTTAAAATTTTATTCTTCTAGTTAG
- the trpB gene encoding tryptophan synthase subunit beta, whose product MTEQQFNKLPDQNGYFGKYGGRFVPDTLMEPLIQLEKNYYSLKGDENFQRDLLHFQKTFIGRPTPLYFAENLSRKVGGAKIYFKREDLAHTGAHKINNAIGQILLAKYMGKKRIVAETGAGQHGVATAAASSVLVLDCLVYMGEKDMERQQPNVERMRLMGAEVQAVESGSRTLKDAVSEAMRDWVTNIDDTYYLLGSSLGPHPYPLIVRDFQKVIGIEARKQIMEVETQMPAEVIACLGGGSNAIGIFYGFMEDDVKLIGIEAGGSDISPGQHAARFSGGRIGIFQGMKTFVLQDQEGQIELTSSISAGLDYAGVGPEHANLLDKGRANYLYVNNVDAMEALKILCKEEGIIPALESAHAIAYVLKKAKEYDRSQSLIVNLSGRGDKDVSIIQDWKFKK is encoded by the coding sequence ATGACAGAACAACAATTCAACAAATTACCCGACCAAAATGGCTATTTTGGTAAATATGGAGGGCGTTTTGTACCAGATACCTTGATGGAACCACTGATACAACTTGAAAAAAACTATTATTCTTTAAAGGGTGATGAGAATTTTCAAAGAGATCTATTACATTTTCAAAAAACCTTTATAGGGAGACCAACTCCTCTATATTTCGCAGAAAATCTTTCACGGAAAGTAGGTGGCGCGAAAATATATTTCAAGAGAGAAGACTTAGCACATACAGGTGCACACAAAATTAATAATGCCATTGGTCAGATTCTTCTTGCCAAATATATGGGCAAAAAGCGAATTGTTGCTGAAACGGGCGCAGGGCAACATGGCGTAGCAACAGCGGCAGCTTCTTCAGTACTCGTTTTAGACTGCTTAGTCTACATGGGTGAAAAAGATATGGAAAGACAACAGCCCAATGTTGAACGTATGCGATTGATGGGAGCAGAGGTTCAGGCTGTTGAATCAGGCTCGCGGACTTTAAAGGATGCAGTGAGTGAAGCAATGCGCGATTGGGTAACTAACATTGATGATACTTATTATTTATTAGGATCGTCATTAGGACCACACCCCTATCCCTTAATTGTCCGAGATTTCCAAAAAGTTATAGGTATAGAGGCTAGGAAACAAATTATGGAGGTGGAGACGCAAATGCCAGCCGAAGTTATCGCCTGTTTGGGCGGAGGAAGTAATGCTATTGGTATTTTTTATGGATTTATGGAAGACGATGTAAAGCTGATTGGGATTGAGGCAGGAGGGTCTGATATATCTCCTGGTCAGCATGCTGCTAGATTTTCTGGTGGACGTATTGGTATTTTTCAAGGAATGAAGACATTCGTCTTGCAGGATCAAGAAGGACAAATTGAATTAACGTCAAGTATTTCGGCAGGTTTAGATTATGCAGGAGTTGGTCCTGAGCATGCTAACCTCTTGGATAAAGGACGTGCAAATTATCTCTATGTAAATAATGTAGATGCTATGGAAGCATTAAAAATACTTTGTAAAGAAGAGGGCATTATTCCTGCTCTCGAATCAGCGCACGCAATAGCTTATGTACTTAAAAAAGCTAAAGAATATGATAGGTCGCAAAGTCTTATTGTAAATCTTTCAGGTAGAGGCGATAAAGATGTGAGTATAATCCAAGACTGGAAATTTAAAAAATGA
- the trpA gene encoding tryptophan synthase subunit alpha → MRTIRDSIKEKNRDGYTALVPYILLADPDFETTKQVIFALSRTGCTAIELGLPFTDPIADGPVIQKATERALNKDISLKLIFQFISDLRKEGLKIPIAIYTYSNLVYNIGYDSFCKEAIKAGIQGVLIVDLPPEEAHEFMNVNSQDSLETIFLCSATTSEERLPKINSASTGFTYYVAQKGVTGMRESLPDGLTEKLTKLREYITTPLAVGFGISKPKHAKALAPYADAIVIGSAYVNMFESYQGRELVEKIESFTTSIVSELKK, encoded by the coding sequence ATGAGAACTATTCGTGATTCTATTAAAGAAAAAAATAGAGATGGCTATACTGCTTTAGTACCGTATATTCTGCTTGCAGATCCTGATTTTGAAACGACAAAGCAAGTAATTTTCGCTTTGTCTCGTACAGGCTGTACAGCAATTGAACTTGGACTTCCCTTCACCGATCCAATAGCTGATGGGCCAGTAATTCAGAAAGCCACAGAGCGAGCTCTTAACAAAGATATTTCGCTGAAATTAATTTTTCAATTTATTTCAGATTTGAGGAAGGAAGGGTTAAAAATCCCTATTGCAATATATACATACAGTAACTTGGTTTATAATATTGGGTACGATAGTTTTTGTAAGGAAGCAATAAAAGCGGGGATACAAGGAGTCCTAATTGTTGATCTTCCTCCAGAAGAGGCTCATGAGTTTATGAATGTAAATTCTCAAGATTCTTTGGAAACTATATTTCTTTGTTCTGCCACTACAAGCGAAGAACGTCTCCCTAAAATCAATAGTGCATCAACAGGATTTACCTATTATGTTGCTCAAAAGGGAGTTACTGGAATGCGGGAGTCTTTACCAGACGGATTAACTGAAAAACTTACTAAATTACGTGAATATATTACTACTCCGCTTGCCGTTGGTTTTGGTATATCAAAACCTAAACACGCAAAGGCTCTTGCCCCTTATGCAGATGCTATCGTTATAGGAAGTGCGTATGTTAATATGTTTGAATCATATCAAGGACGTGAACTTGTTGAAAAGATAGAGTCCTTTACAACTTCTATTGTATCTGAACTTAAAAAATAA
- a CDS encoding sll1863 family stress response protein produces the protein MNSPADTRQAYQEKVNAELDKLNAQIDEYKAKAEQLKADTEINYHDQMEELLTKRDAAQAKLQELQTAGESAWEEVKKGFESAWNDLDQAFQRATSQFK, from the coding sequence ATGAATTCACCAGCAGATACTCGGCAAGCTTATCAGGAGAAAGTAAACGCCGAACTCGATAAGCTCAATGCTCAGATCGACGAATATAAGGCCAAGGCTGAGCAACTCAAGGCCGATACCGAGATCAACTACCACGACCAAATGGAAGAACTTCTGACCAAACGAGATGCCGCCCAGGCTAAGCTCCAGGAGTTACAGACTGCAGGTGAATCGGCTTGGGAAGAAGTGAAAAAAGGCTTTGAAAGTGCCTGGAATGATCTCGATCAAGCCTTCCAGCGAGCCACTAGTCAGTTTAAGTAA
- a CDS encoding GGDEF domain-containing protein, with protein sequence MPHGSCFFWDPWLTALHVVADAGVALAYFSIPLLLFLYRDRAAATTQPLLLLFAAFILSCGLGHGFRIWNIWHAHYWLEGSWMMVTAMISLYTAWELKQVMPLLLSTQKDLLDTQQLLEKDDLTGVANRRGLETAFQRLVLQSVEPELDHALLLLDLDDFKQVNDTYGHGVGDLLLRLVAEKLCDRTRSLDTVVRLGGDEFAILLAGCSLAGANLIAQDIRRAMTSIRLPMQEQEPSQRFQVTASIGIAPIQPVMPLGQCYDQADQALYQAKRRGKNQIAIVSCQTQAPQVQGL encoded by the coding sequence ATGCCCCACGGGTCCTGTTTTTTCTGGGATCCTTGGCTTACGGCCTTGCATGTCGTGGCAGATGCTGGAGTGGCCTTAGCCTATTTCTCGATTCCGCTGCTGTTATTTCTCTATAGAGACCGGGCAGCAGCAACGACACAGCCCTTGTTGCTCTTGTTTGCGGCCTTCATTTTGAGTTGTGGCCTAGGCCATGGCTTTAGAATCTGGAATATCTGGCATGCCCACTATTGGCTAGAAGGGAGCTGGATGATGGTCACGGCTATGATCAGCCTCTATACGGCCTGGGAGTTGAAGCAGGTGATGCCGCTGTTGTTGTCGACCCAGAAAGATTTGCTCGATACTCAACAGTTGTTAGAAAAAGATGACCTGACGGGAGTAGCCAATCGTCGTGGCTTGGAGACGGCGTTTCAACGGTTAGTATTGCAATCGGTTGAGCCAGAGTTAGATCATGCACTACTACTCTTGGATTTGGATGATTTCAAACAGGTGAATGATACCTATGGCCATGGGGTTGGAGATCTCTTGCTGCGGTTGGTGGCGGAAAAATTATGCGATCGCACCCGTTCCCTCGACACAGTGGTGCGCCTAGGAGGGGATGAATTTGCCATTCTGCTGGCGGGCTGTTCCCTAGCTGGGGCAAATTTAATTGCCCAGGATATTCGACGGGCCATGACCAGCATTCGATTGCCGATGCAGGAGCAAGAGCCGTCTCAGCGATTCCAGGTAACAGCCAGTATTGGCATTGCTCCCATCCAGCCAGTTATGCCCCTGGGGCAATGCTATGACCAAGCAGACCAAGCGCTCTACCAGGCAAAACGCAGGGGCAAAAACCAGATCGCAATAGTCTCTTGCCAGACCCAGGCACCCCAGGTACAGGGTCTATGA
- a CDS encoding cation:proton antiporter domain-containing protein: MESLIRMLPESPIIGFTALLLVTLTIPPIFERLKLPGLVGLLLAGVLLGPSGLHLLNPDGEVEKLLSDIGKIYLMFVAGLEIDLQEFSKNRNRSLGFGAITFLLPLAAGTMVGRFFGYDWNGSILIGSLLSSHTLLGYPIVMRLGVAKEESVTITVGATIFTDIAALIVLAMCVAAQAGEFSVTTLIAQLLMLAGFAALVLFGLDWAGRHYFRRSGDEQGNQFLFVLLAVFLSAVGSQLINVDKIVGAFLAGLAVNDVVGDGPVKEKVEFVGSVLFIPFFFVCMGLLLDVPAFIDSVTSNLGFTAAIVTALLLSKLLASVLIKGVYGYSWVQAVTMWSLSLPQVAATLAAALVGLQTGLISSQVFNAVIVLMLVTALVGPSLTRFVASQLPRPRQPLTPVPTSEQGDPFRPTSETQGFTVVVPVANPLTERYLIEMAALLARHEAGRIIPLTIAQAHVHMDEPQLITALERGRGLLRKAEVISQEFGSRADPMIRVDDDVAEGISRTAREHNASLIVMGWSPVQGLRARLFGTLIDSVFWAAHCPVAVTQLLADPLDIHHILVPIKTVTPEAMQTLRFAQIFADTHDASITLLHVCDRRLPKPQIEKFEIQLYGAIQDGPEVPRRVKIVRHESAAKVILAAARQSDLVILRSTRRRTAGGLAVSDVTHEVLAGITCSVVLFGEPHS, translated from the coding sequence ATGGAATCCTTGATTCGCATGCTTCCTGAGAGCCCGATTATTGGGTTCACTGCTCTGCTGTTAGTGACTCTGACAATTCCCCCCATCTTTGAGCGGCTGAAACTGCCAGGATTAGTAGGTCTATTATTGGCCGGCGTCTTGCTGGGGCCTAGCGGCTTACACCTATTAAATCCGGATGGCGAGGTAGAAAAGCTGCTCTCCGATATCGGCAAAATTTATCTCATGTTCGTCGCCGGGTTGGAAATCGATTTGCAGGAGTTTAGCAAAAACCGCAATCGCTCCCTGGGATTCGGTGCCATTACCTTTCTCCTTCCCTTGGCAGCTGGCACCATGGTAGGGCGTTTCTTTGGCTATGACTGGAATGGCTCTATTTTGATCGGATCGTTGCTCTCTTCCCATACTCTATTGGGTTATCCCATTGTGATGCGGTTAGGCGTAGCCAAGGAAGAGTCGGTGACGATTACGGTGGGAGCCACTATCTTCACCGATATTGCGGCTCTGATTGTGCTGGCCATGTGTGTGGCGGCCCAAGCAGGGGAATTTTCTGTCACCACACTGATCGCACAATTGCTGATGTTAGCCGGCTTTGCGGCCTTGGTATTGTTTGGGCTGGACTGGGCCGGGAGGCATTATTTTCGGCGCTCAGGTGATGAGCAAGGCAATCAGTTCCTGTTTGTGCTGCTAGCCGTATTTCTATCGGCAGTGGGCTCTCAGTTGATCAATGTCGATAAAATCGTCGGGGCCTTTTTGGCCGGCTTGGCCGTCAATGATGTGGTGGGTGACGGTCCTGTTAAGGAAAAGGTGGAATTTGTCGGCAGTGTGCTGTTTATTCCGTTTTTCTTTGTCTGTATGGGGCTGTTGCTAGATGTGCCGGCGTTTATTGATTCGGTCACGTCTAATTTGGGCTTCACTGCGGCTATTGTGACGGCATTGTTGCTGAGTAAGTTGCTGGCCAGTGTTTTGATTAAGGGAGTCTATGGCTACAGCTGGGTGCAGGCTGTGACGATGTGGTCTCTCTCGTTGCCTCAGGTGGCAGCCACATTGGCGGCGGCTTTGGTGGGCCTGCAGACAGGTCTAATTAGCTCTCAGGTGTTTAATGCCGTGATTGTCTTGATGCTGGTGACGGCCTTAGTGGGGCCATCGTTGACACGATTTGTCGCCAGCCAGCTGCCGCGCCCGCGGCAGCCATTGACTCCTGTGCCTACTTCAGAGCAGGGGGATCCGTTTCGACCGACCTCTGAAACTCAGGGATTCACGGTGGTGGTGCCAGTGGCGAATCCCCTGACAGAACGCTATCTGATTGAGATGGCAGCCTTGTTGGCTCGCCATGAGGCCGGACGGATTATTCCTTTGACCATTGCCCAGGCTCATGTTCACATGGATGAGCCCCAGTTAATTACGGCGTTAGAGCGGGGCCGAGGGTTGTTACGTAAAGCCGAGGTCATTAGCCAGGAGTTTGGCAGCCGGGCCGATCCTATGATTCGGGTGGATGATGATGTGGCCGAGGGCATTAGTCGCACGGCTCGGGAGCATAATGCCAGTTTAATCGTCATGGGCTGGAGTCCGGTGCAGGGGTTGCGGGCTCGGTTGTTTGGCACCCTGATCGATAGTGTATTCTGGGCAGCCCACTGTCCGGTGGCGGTGACTCAGTTGTTGGCAGATCCGTTGGATATTCACCATATTTTGGTACCGATCAAGACGGTGACCCCGGAGGCTATGCAAACGTTGCGCTTCGCCCAGATTTTTGCCGACACCCACGACGCCTCGATTACTCTGCTGCATGTGTGCGATCGCAGACTCCCTAAGCCGCAAATCGAGAAGTTTGAGATTCAGCTCTATGGCGCTATCCAGGATGGCCCTGAGGTGCCCCGTAGGGTTAAAATTGTGCGCCATGAGTCTGCGGCCAAGGTGATTCTGGCGGCGGCACGGCAGAGTGATTTGGTGATTCTACGGTCTACCCGTCGCCGCACTGCCGGCGGATTAGCCGTTAGCGATGTCACCCATGAGGTACTGGCAGGGATAACATGCTCCGTTGTCCTCTTCGGTGAGCCCCATTCTTAG
- a CDS encoding YggT family protein: MTQDFSGVPEEADILWYRLYRWTHIWGYAETLLLDTIARPMANNYPRPPQGPPPNDNGDHQPQPSRESERMRLEREEHRVARAQRSAVARKFEQAVYYLVGALELLLALRFLLRLTGANPENTFAQVIYGLSNSFVNPFSTLFVSPTFNGNQNIFDINLLVAMVSYLVLMALLIWLVRIIESR; encoded by the coding sequence GTGACTCAGGATTTCTCTGGGGTTCCTGAGGAAGCCGATATTCTTTGGTATCGTCTCTACAGATGGACCCATATCTGGGGCTACGCTGAAACACTACTGTTAGATACCATAGCCAGACCCATGGCCAATAATTATCCCCGTCCTCCCCAAGGACCTCCCCCAAACGATAACGGCGACCACCAGCCCCAGCCCAGTCGCGAGTCAGAACGGATGCGACTGGAACGGGAAGAACATCGAGTCGCCAGGGCCCAACGGAGCGCGGTGGCACGAAAATTCGAGCAGGCTGTTTATTATCTGGTGGGAGCCCTCGAGCTGCTGCTGGCCCTGCGTTTCCTGCTACGGCTCACCGGGGCCAACCCTGAGAATACCTTTGCTCAGGTGATTTACGGCCTCTCGAATAGCTTCGTCAATCCCTTTTCGACTCTGTTCGTCAGCCCCACCTTCAACGGCAATCAGAACATCTTCGATATCAATCTCTTGGTTGCCATGGTGTCCTATCTGGTGCTGATGGCGCTCTTAATCTGGTTAGTTCGGATTATCGAGAGTCGCTGA
- a CDS encoding pyridoxamine 5'-phosphate oxidase family protein: protein MGKVYSELSQGLIRWIDRQQMFFVATAPLAAEGHINCSPKGMDSFRVLGPQEVAYLDLTGSGSETIAHLQENGRIVVMFCAFQGAPQILRLYGTGHVYELGTTEFQQYTQHFKRLPGARAVIRVRLSRISDSCGYGVPLYDFQGQRETLSKWAQKKGETRLATYRQQKNRTSLDGLPGFGAS from the coding sequence ATGGGGAAGGTTTATTCCGAGTTATCTCAAGGGTTAATCCGCTGGATTGACCGGCAGCAGATGTTTTTCGTTGCCACGGCTCCCTTGGCCGCCGAGGGACATATTAACTGCTCTCCCAAGGGCATGGATTCCTTTCGAGTCCTGGGGCCTCAGGAGGTGGCTTACCTGGATCTCACCGGTAGTGGCAGTGAAACCATTGCCCATTTGCAGGAAAATGGCCGCATTGTGGTGATGTTCTGTGCCTTCCAAGGGGCACCCCAAATCCTACGGTTGTATGGCACTGGTCATGTCTATGAGTTAGGCACCACTGAGTTCCAGCAGTATACTCAGCATTTTAAGCGACTACCAGGGGCTCGGGCTGTAATTCGGGTTCGCCTCAGTCGCATCAGCGATTCCTGTGGCTATGGGGTGCCTTTGTATGATTTCCAGGGCCAACGGGAGACGTTGTCTAAGTGGGCTCAGAAAAAGGGGGAGACTAGGTTAGCCACCTATCGTCAACAGAAGAATCGCACCAGCCTGGATGGACTGCCTGGGTTTGGGGCTTCCTGA